In Limisalsivibrio acetivorans, one genomic interval encodes:
- a CDS encoding HDOD domain-containing protein, with protein MGVFLTILALAAGAAVIFYLIPQKREESPQTNNATDDKPAEIQREQKLPADVSERIKNTPLRTWPEGHTPMDHNDVSPDVMANIDTLLGSTTISMNVSTKLIELLGDQMSSAESITKVASTDAVLSAKILAIANSSYFNIKNEVTSLHRAILLLGYNNVKNLVVRDLIGEIMPSKEEIGLGERLWVHTMAVNACAKYITENYISERSDDMTTAAMIHDLGRHYLHLLPQRGKWDHDAPVLINEENVYGINHAVLGYLVCQKWKVPESAAKGVLYHHHPLAAPPEKIPYPARQKAALTAVSDTLANLLGFGSEPENTYAVRTEYLQLLRLNTNIYKLVTPQLVPEIRKSVHVINSFIEHK; from the coding sequence ATGGGCGTATTTTTAACGATTCTTGCCCTTGCCGCAGGTGCCGCTGTCATATTCTACCTTATACCCCAGAAAAGGGAAGAGTCTCCGCAAACAAATAATGCCACAGACGATAAACCTGCTGAGATTCAGAGGGAGCAGAAACTCCCTGCGGATGTTTCCGAACGTATCAAGAATACACCATTGCGAACCTGGCCCGAGGGGCACACCCCCATGGACCACAACGATGTATCCCCCGACGTTATGGCGAATATAGACACTCTCCTCGGGTCCACCACAATATCTATGAATGTGAGCACAAAGCTCATCGAACTGCTCGGAGATCAGATGTCCAGTGCAGAGAGCATAACGAAGGTAGCCTCCACCGATGCCGTATTGAGCGCAAAGATACTCGCCATAGCAAACTCCTCATACTTCAATATAAAGAACGAAGTAACCTCTCTGCACAGAGCGATACTCCTTCTCGGTTATAACAACGTGAAGAATCTTGTAGTGAGAGATCTCATCGGCGAGATTATGCCTAGCAAAGAGGAGATAGGGCTCGGTGAAAGGCTGTGGGTTCACACCATGGCCGTAAACGCATGCGCCAAATATATCACAGAGAACTATATCTCCGAACGTTCCGACGATATGACCACAGCCGCAATGATCCACGATCTCGGCAGACATTACCTGCACCTCCTCCCCCAAAGGGGCAAATGGGACCACGATGCCCCTGTGCTGATAAACGAGGAGAATGTCTATGGTATAAACCATGCTGTGCTCGGCTATCTGGTATGCCAGAAATGGAAGGTACCCGAATCAGCCGCCAAAGGTGTTCTGTACCATCACCATCCCCTCGCCGCTCCTCCAGAAAAGATTCCATACCCCGCAAGGCAGAAGGCCGCTCTGACTGCCGTCTCAGATACACTTGCCAACTTGCTGGGCTTCGGCTCTGAACCGGAGAACACATACGCAGTACGGACAGAATATCTACAGCTACTCAGACTGAACACGAACATTTACAAGCTTGTTACACCACAGCTTGTGCCTGAGATAAGAAAGTCTGTTCATGTGATCAATAGTTTTATCGAGCACAAATGA
- a CDS encoding YggS family pyridoxal phosphate-dependent enzyme — MFAENVKYVRERIEEARERGGRSDDVTLLAVSKTFPESMIEEAYTAGHREFGENRIQEAVAKADYFRDYEGLRLHFIGHLQTNKVRYLKDNFALIHSLDRLSLLKEMQKHFAKEGRVQDVLVQVNVAEDPDKSGVSIDGLIELLDKTAAAENLNLCGLTMMPPLVDDHEKNRVHFAKTRELYDKYKDSYGLSILSMGMSGDYEIAVEEGSTLVRVGTALFGKRDYSKVK, encoded by the coding sequence TTGTTTGCTGAGAATGTAAAGTATGTTCGTGAAAGGATCGAGGAAGCCAGGGAAAGGGGGGGCAGAAGTGATGATGTTACCCTTCTTGCTGTGAGCAAAACCTTTCCTGAGAGTATGATAGAGGAAGCCTACACCGCAGGACACAGGGAATTCGGCGAAAACCGGATACAGGAAGCGGTGGCAAAGGCGGATTATTTCAGGGATTATGAAGGGCTTCGGCTCCATTTTATTGGGCATCTGCAAACCAATAAGGTAAGATATCTTAAGGACAATTTTGCTCTTATACATTCGCTGGACAGGCTGTCTCTGCTCAAGGAGATGCAGAAGCATTTCGCGAAAGAGGGGCGTGTTCAGGATGTTCTGGTGCAGGTGAATGTTGCAGAGGATCCTGACAAGTCGGGGGTATCCATCGACGGACTGATCGAGCTTCTCGATAAAACCGCAGCAGCTGAGAACCTCAACCTCTGCGGTCTTACGATGATGCCACCGCTTGTGGATGACCATGAAAAGAACAGGGTTCACTTCGCAAAGACAAGGGAACTCTATGATAAATATAAAGATAGCTACGGCCTCTCTATCCTTAGTATGGGTATGAGCGGTGATTATGAGATAGCAGTGGAGGAGGGCTCCACACTTGTGCGTGTGGGTACGGCTCTCTTCGGAAAACGTGACTACAGCAAGGTGAAATAA
- a CDS encoding PIN/TRAM domain-containing protein: MWLFRFLYSLFILGVFIALRETMGIDIYHSITYSIVIIFSIYFIESLFNDFKSYKLIGAAVGGVLFTGIAYLITLTFDTVFANEAIKLGFYFFTLYLGIILGLKSHWMFEALTLKMRTKQTKIVKYPAMPKVLDTSTLIDGRIADIVDASFMEGGLIIPTFVLKELQNIADSHDHLRRQKGRRGLNVLKRLQEQSIVPVEITETDFTDIGTVDEKLVALAKNLKAWIITTDFNLLKVAEIQNIRVLNMNTLAMAMRQNILPGEDFTITVVKEGKEHGQGVGYLDDGTMVVVDHGRKLIGDTVQVVVTSLLQTESGRIIFTKVKN, translated from the coding sequence ATGTGGTTATTTCGTTTTCTTTATTCATTATTTATCCTTGGGGTGTTCATAGCCCTGCGTGAGACTATGGGGATCGATATCTATCATTCGATAACCTATTCCATCGTAATTATTTTTTCTATATATTTTATCGAGAGTCTTTTTAACGATTTTAAGAGCTACAAGCTCATCGGAGCCGCTGTAGGCGGTGTTCTTTTCACCGGAATAGCTTATCTGATAACCCTCACCTTCGATACGGTGTTTGCCAACGAAGCGATCAAGCTGGGTTTCTATTTCTTTACGCTATACCTTGGTATAATCCTCGGACTCAAGAGCCACTGGATGTTTGAGGCTCTCACGCTTAAGATGCGCACAAAGCAGACTAAGATTGTCAAATATCCTGCCATGCCTAAGGTGCTTGATACTTCGACACTCATCGATGGCCGTATTGCGGATATCGTTGATGCCTCCTTCATGGAGGGTGGGCTTATAATCCCCACCTTTGTGTTGAAGGAACTGCAGAACATCGCTGATTCCCACGACCACCTGCGCAGACAGAAGGGGAGAAGGGGTCTTAACGTCCTTAAGAGGCTGCAGGAGCAGAGCATCGTTCCGGTGGAGATTACCGAGACCGACTTCACCGACATCGGCACTGTGGATGAAAAGCTCGTTGCTCTGGCGAAGAATCTGAAGGCGTGGATCATCACAACGGACTTCAACCTGCTTAAGGTGGCGGAGATCCAGAATATCCGTGTGCTCAATATGAATACCCTTGCCATGGCGATGCGCCAGAATATCCTTCCCGGTGAGGATTTTACCATAACCGTGGTGAAGGAGGGGAAGGAGCATGGCCAAGGTGTCGGCTATCTGGATGATGGAACAATGGTCGTTGTCGACCACGGCAGAAAGCTTATTGGCGATACCGTTCAGGTTGTTGTTACAAGCCTTCTGCAGACCGAATCGGGCAGGATCATATTCACCAAGGTGAAGAATTGA
- a CDS encoding C45 family autoproteolytic acyltransferase/hydolase gives MKVIHAQGTPKEMAEDLFSSIEHRETLDYFVDFPRRVLGGIVGTGVIGRIGVFTLRKFSGLIGNRFNSFDKELWREYADLLGISPSDAVRSLAYPDTMLYMVGKGTSMMKSIPQVYLGCTSFTAKEKGSRKGTLLHGRNLDFFGGKSWTRDHAIIVSRPKERYASITITADGLYLPGLTSINEAGIAVSLHVLFSREVSLKGEPVLSLVSEVLGKASSIEEAAEVLKSRKTSCGWGIMLSDAKTSETALFEMNGKGSIFKDVTADSFGYVNMCRTNMREDEFVPTYAWVQNNYYRKTRLEELLKKCRRKLDAPNSFTIIGDDYDAGQKRRSVAGSTISNAFTISSAVFDYGSDSLCVGNGTTPAPHGEIYEYSLTDLFSGGTEPVKIHKPKFEQSDASKKYVELGYEYTETRDCSRIAERMRDLADNYGGEFAFPLFTSVCLATMEEYDKALDYIDKALEFKVDNYREGTMKLLKGMYLDRKGDRFAALKIYEDILANHRYPCTTSRTVHYLKTKCPQKDIDKIELNWFISFVVML, from the coding sequence ATGAAAGTTATTCATGCACAAGGTACGCCGAAAGAGATGGCGGAGGATCTTTTCTCCTCCATCGAGCATAGAGAAACCTTAGATTATTTTGTGGACTTCCCCCGCCGTGTTCTGGGGGGTATTGTTGGCACAGGCGTTATAGGCCGTATCGGTGTCTTTACTCTCAGGAAGTTTTCAGGCCTTATCGGCAACCGGTTCAATAGCTTCGACAAGGAGCTCTGGAGGGAGTATGCCGATCTCCTTGGGATTTCCCCTTCGGATGCTGTACGAAGCCTCGCTTATCCCGACACGATGCTTTATATGGTGGGTAAAGGAACCTCCATGATGAAAAGCATACCCCAGGTATACCTGGGTTGCACCAGCTTCACAGCAAAGGAGAAAGGCTCCAGAAAAGGAACTCTGCTCCATGGACGCAACCTTGACTTCTTCGGCGGAAAATCGTGGACGAGGGACCACGCCATCATTGTCTCAAGGCCCAAAGAGAGATACGCAAGCATAACAATCACAGCAGATGGTCTGTATCTTCCGGGACTCACATCCATAAACGAGGCGGGGATAGCCGTTTCCCTCCATGTTCTTTTCAGCCGTGAGGTATCCCTTAAGGGTGAGCCTGTTCTAAGCCTTGTTTCGGAGGTTCTGGGCAAGGCTTCCTCCATAGAGGAGGCAGCGGAGGTTCTTAAGAGCAGAAAGACCTCCTGCGGATGGGGGATTATGCTATCCGATGCTAAGACCAGTGAAACGGCTCTGTTTGAGATGAATGGAAAAGGTAGTATTTTTAAGGATGTTACTGCGGACAGCTTCGGCTATGTGAACATGTGCCGGACGAATATGCGTGAGGATGAGTTTGTCCCAACCTACGCCTGGGTCCAGAACAACTACTACCGAAAGACAAGGCTTGAGGAGCTCCTCAAAAAATGCCGCCGTAAGCTTGATGCACCAAACTCCTTCACTATCATTGGCGATGATTACGATGCCGGCCAGAAGAGACGCTCCGTTGCGGGGAGCACCATATCAAACGCCTTCACCATATCATCCGCCGTATTCGATTACGGTTCGGACAGCTTATGCGTGGGTAATGGCACAACACCGGCCCCCCACGGAGAGATATACGAATACAGCCTTACAGACCTTTTCAGCGGCGGCACAGAGCCCGTCAAAATCCATAAGCCGAAGTTCGAACAGAGTGATGCATCCAAAAAGTATGTTGAGCTTGGGTATGAGTACACCGAGACGAGGGACTGCTCAAGGATCGCAGAGCGTATGCGGGATCTTGCGGATAATTACGGTGGTGAGTTCGCATTTCCGCTTTTCACATCGGTATGCCTCGCCACTATGGAGGAGTACGACAAAGCTCTGGATTATATTGACAAAGCTCTTGAGTTCAAGGTGGACAACTACCGTGAAGGTACTATGAAGCTCCTCAAGGGTATGTATCTCGACAGAAAGGGGGATAGATTCGCTGCTCTTAAGATATACGAGGATATTCTGGCGAACCATCGTTACCCATGCACAACCAGCCGTACTGTCCATTATCTAAAAACGAAGTGCCCGCAGAAGGATATAGATAAGATCGAACTGAACTGGTTCATCAGCTTCGTGGTTATGCTCTAG
- a CDS encoding potassium channel family protein: MRKVDSTRFIYIATFLMIGTILTGTVGYAVVEGASPLDALYMTIITVTTVGYGEVIPLSNEGKTFTIVLILLGTGTLAYTATQIMDYIVAGELGKIFVRRRMSIEISKLKDHYIVCGYGRMGKTICESLYKSGVPFVIIDIGEDRIEEMTENRYLYIHGDATKEDSLIDAGITDAKGLITVVDSDVKNVYIVLTAKGLAKELYVVAKSSDEEAYSKLFWAGADRVVSPYIIGGLSIANSVTKPHVHEFMDLALGHGNYGIEVEEVVLKENSDMTNKKLSESKIRNVGIIVIAVRRANGAFIYNPGSDTVLKAKDTLIALGRKEDFEALQKMIG; this comes from the coding sequence ATGCGGAAGGTAGACTCCACAAGGTTTATATACATAGCAACGTTCCTGATGATCGGGACTATCCTGACAGGAACTGTGGGCTATGCCGTTGTGGAGGGTGCCAGTCCGCTTGATGCTCTTTATATGACGATAATAACCGTAACCACAGTCGGTTACGGTGAGGTAATTCCCCTCTCCAATGAAGGTAAGACCTTTACCATAGTCCTGATTCTGCTGGGTACAGGTACACTGGCCTATACAGCCACCCAGATTATGGACTATATCGTTGCCGGAGAGCTGGGGAAGATTTTTGTGAGGCGCAGAATGAGTATTGAGATTTCTAAGCTTAAGGATCATTATATTGTCTGCGGATACGGCAGAATGGGGAAAACCATCTGCGAATCGCTCTATAAATCAGGTGTGCCCTTCGTTATCATCGATATCGGCGAGGATCGTATAGAGGAGATGACAGAGAACAGATACCTCTATATCCACGGCGATGCCACCAAAGAGGATTCACTCATAGATGCAGGTATAACCGATGCCAAGGGGCTTATCACCGTGGTGGATTCGGATGTTAAGAACGTATATATTGTTCTAACAGCCAAGGGGCTTGCCAAGGAACTCTATGTGGTGGCCAAATCCTCCGATGAGGAGGCGTACTCAAAGCTCTTCTGGGCAGGAGCGGACAGGGTCGTCTCCCCTTACATAATCGGCGGTTTGAGCATCGCAAACAGCGTAACCAAGCCCCACGTCCATGAATTCATGGACTTGGCCCTCGGACACGGCAACTACGGGATTGAGGTTGAGGAGGTCGTGCTGAAAGAGAACTCGGATATGACTAACAAGAAATTATCCGAGTCCAAGATAAGAAACGTTGGTATAATTGTTATAGCAGTAAGAAGAGCTAACGGAGCGTTTATATATAATCCCGGATCGGATACTGTTCTCAAGGCGAAGGATACTCTGATCGCTCTGGGTAGAAAGGAGGACTTTGAAGCCCTTCAAAAAATGATTGGCTGA
- a CDS encoding polyphenol oxidase family protein — protein sequence MLKPAGLPEDILSLTTTRHTGYSKGSYSGFNTAFHVGDEPEDVYRNRVLLQDAWGIPEAVTLSQVHGSTIHEVTGRNRLDVMFSKGDGLITSERDIPLGILTADCYNLHLIGREHIANLHCGWRSVAAGIVQKCISMFEERGDRIINSVIGPGISAENYEVGEEVASVFREQGFTSAIIDTGSGLNLSIRKVIETILKDANAWGAVHVNKCTYVAPYLYSYRRDRAGTGRLLSVVMRRNIVC from the coding sequence GTGCTTAAACCCGCCGGACTCCCCGAAGATATTCTGAGCCTTACAACAACGAGGCACACCGGATACAGCAAGGGGAGCTATTCCGGTTTTAACACAGCCTTCCATGTGGGTGATGAGCCGGAGGATGTCTATCGTAACCGTGTTCTTCTGCAGGATGCATGGGGGATACCCGAGGCTGTAACCCTTTCCCAGGTTCATGGCAGTACTATCCACGAGGTTACCGGCAGGAACAGACTGGATGTTATGTTCTCAAAGGGTGACGGCCTTATTACATCCGAACGGGACATCCCCCTCGGCATACTCACTGCGGATTGCTATAACCTGCACCTCATCGGCAGGGAGCATATCGCAAACCTTCACTGCGGGTGGAGGAGCGTTGCTGCAGGCATAGTGCAGAAGTGCATAAGTATGTTCGAGGAGCGGGGTGACAGGATCATCAACTCCGTCATAGGGCCGGGTATCTCTGCTGAGAATTACGAGGTTGGCGAAGAGGTGGCATCGGTTTTCCGTGAACAGGGGTTCACTTCCGCCATCATCGATACGGGTAGCGGACTTAATCTCTCCATAAGAAAGGTTATCGAGACAATCCTTAAGGATGCCAACGCATGGGGTGCTGTTCATGTGAACAAGTGCACCTATGTTGCGCCGTATCTCTATTCGTATAGAAGGGATAGAGCAGGAACAGGGAGGCTCCTTTCCGTTGTTATGAGGAGGAACATTGTTTGCTGA
- a CDS encoding Bax inhibitor-1/YccA family protein, translating into MGRTSNPMLTEEAFKKAAAARGGAGAQQASGEGVSTPRSRTSEDKMSLQGTVNKCFILVAIVLIAGYFPWTTFSPENAAAVQGYVMIGLIGGLITALVTVFKQNIAHITAPLYAMFEGFLLGGVSAIFEAQYPGIVIQAAFLTVAVLVALLLAYSSGLIKATENFKLGIFAATGGIAILYLVNLVMGFFGGGMNFIHAATPMGIGFSVVVVIIAALNLVLDFDFIETGVEMGAPKHMEWYAAFGLLVTLVWLYLEILRLLAKLRER; encoded by the coding sequence ATGGGTAGAACATCGAATCCTATGCTTACCGAAGAGGCCTTCAAGAAGGCCGCAGCAGCAAGGGGAGGAGCCGGAGCACAGCAGGCTTCCGGCGAAGGGGTTAGCACCCCTAGAAGCAGGACCTCAGAAGATAAAATGAGCCTGCAGGGAACAGTAAACAAGTGCTTTATACTTGTGGCAATCGTCCTTATAGCGGGATATTTCCCCTGGACAACCTTCAGTCCTGAGAATGCGGCAGCTGTACAGGGTTATGTAATGATTGGGCTCATCGGCGGCCTGATTACGGCTCTTGTAACCGTGTTCAAGCAGAACATAGCGCATATAACCGCTCCGCTCTATGCGATGTTTGAAGGTTTTCTCCTTGGCGGTGTATCAGCAATATTCGAGGCACAGTACCCCGGCATAGTTATTCAGGCGGCTTTTCTCACCGTGGCTGTTCTGGTGGCGCTTCTGCTTGCATATAGCTCAGGGCTCATCAAGGCTACGGAGAACTTCAAGCTCGGGATATTCGCCGCAACGGGTGGCATCGCAATCCTGTACCTCGTTAACCTTGTTATGGGATTCTTCGGCGGCGGAATGAACTTCATCCACGCCGCAACGCCCATGGGCATCGGTTTCTCTGTGGTGGTAGTTATCATTGCGGCACTGAACCTCGTTCTGGATTTCGATTTCATCGAAACCGGCGTTGAGATGGGCGCACCCAAGCATATGGAATGGTATGCGGCCTTCGGCCTTCTGGTTACCCTTGTATGGCTCTATCTTGAGATTCTCAGACTCCTTGCGAAGCTGAGGGAAAGATAG
- a CDS encoding MFS transporter, whose amino-acid sequence MNLKNRMYLFLFILTVANISVFQGWRTMFNNFAVEVASINGYQMGIIQSVREVPGFLALLVIFVIRLIPEHRIASLSVILSGLGVLLTGFLPSFYGLIITTLIMSFGFHYYETINQSLTLQYFNKAQAPLVFGRLKGIAAGTSILVGLAVMGLLKVFEYREIFLILGVPIVLIGFGTLFFDPTNKDMPIQHKKMIFRKRYWLFYLLTFLAGARRQIFVAFAVFLMVIKFEFSAFEITALFVLNNAVNYFANPLIGRAINRFGERKVLSVEYFSLIWIFCAYAFTDSKMVVAVMYILDHIFFNFHIAIRTFFHKIGDSRDIAPSMAVGFTINHIAAVVIPVLGGALWMLDYRIPFISAVVLSVASLVFTQFIDREITVNSTDE is encoded by the coding sequence TTCGCCGTGGAGGTTGCCTCCATAAATGGCTATCAGATGGGGATTATCCAGTCTGTCAGAGAGGTTCCCGGGTTCCTTGCCCTGCTTGTTATCTTCGTTATCCGCCTTATTCCAGAGCATCGTATCGCATCGCTTTCGGTAATCCTGTCCGGTCTCGGCGTGTTGCTGACAGGGTTTCTCCCCAGCTTTTACGGCCTTATAATTACCACGCTTATAATGTCCTTCGGCTTCCATTACTACGAGACCATCAACCAGTCGCTTACCCTGCAGTATTTCAATAAGGCTCAGGCTCCGCTTGTTTTCGGAAGGCTTAAGGGTATTGCAGCCGGAACGAGCATACTTGTGGGGCTCGCCGTCATGGGCCTGCTTAAGGTATTTGAGTATCGTGAGATATTCCTTATCCTCGGTGTACCCATAGTTCTCATAGGCTTCGGCACACTTTTTTTCGACCCCACAAACAAGGATATGCCGATTCAACATAAAAAGATGATATTCCGTAAGCGTTACTGGCTGTTTTACCTGCTGACATTCCTTGCCGGAGCCAGAAGGCAGATATTTGTAGCCTTTGCAGTATTCCTTATGGTCATAAAGTTTGAGTTCTCCGCCTTTGAGATAACAGCTCTCTTCGTGCTCAACAACGCCGTAAACTATTTCGCTAACCCGCTTATAGGAAGGGCGATAAACCGTTTCGGTGAAAGGAAGGTTCTCAGTGTTGAGTATTTCAGCCTGATATGGATCTTCTGCGCCTATGCCTTCACAGACAGCAAGATGGTAGTGGCGGTTATGTATATACTTGATCATATATTCTTCAATTTCCATATAGCCATCAGAACGTTCTTCCATAAGATAGGGGATAGCAGGGATATCGCACCGAGCATGGCCGTTGGTTTTACTATAAACCACATCGCCGCCGTGGTCATACCTGTTCTGGGCGGTGCGCTCTGGATGCTGGATTACAGGATTCCGTTTATATCAGCTGTGGTTCTTTCTGTGGCCTCTTTGGTGTTTACACAGTTTATCGACAGAGAGATTACGGTTAATAGCACGGATGAATAG
- the ispD gene encoding 2-C-methyl-D-erythritol 4-phosphate cytidylyltransferase has protein sequence MSVTAVIPAAGVGKRFGGETKKQFHLFNGKPALWYTLTMLKRSYSFDRFIIGGSEDDFETIEQNAAEAGIDNLLVVKGGEERSDTVLNCVIEADSKYVLVHDAVRPFVPLEVVNKTIEQAMQTGACICGVPLRDTLKVLGRDGIQGTVDRNRFMLSHTPQVFEQGMLIAALMDAKRSRTPVTDEAQAVEMAGRKVQWVESVPENIKITYSSDVDYVNFLVEKYFS, from the coding sequence TTGAGCGTAACAGCGGTTATCCCCGCCGCCGGCGTGGGAAAGCGTTTTGGCGGCGAAACGAAGAAGCAGTTCCACCTTTTTAATGGCAAGCCGGCCCTGTGGTATACGCTCACTATGCTAAAGAGGTCATACAGCTTCGACAGGTTTATCATCGGCGGCAGTGAGGATGATTTCGAGACCATAGAGCAAAACGCCGCCGAAGCGGGTATAGACAACCTCTTGGTAGTAAAAGGGGGGGAAGAGCGTTCGGATACTGTTCTGAACTGCGTTATCGAGGCGGATAGCAAGTACGTGCTAGTGCACGACGCCGTTCGCCCCTTTGTGCCCCTGGAGGTTGTGAATAAAACCATAGAGCAGGCTATGCAGACGGGTGCTTGCATATGCGGAGTGCCGCTGAGGGATACCCTTAAGGTGCTTGGCAGGGACGGTATTCAGGGGACGGTGGATCGAAACCGTTTTATGTTGAGCCACACCCCCCAGGTCTTTGAGCAGGGTATGCTCATAGCCGCACTGATGGACGCAAAGCGGAGCAGAACACCCGTTACCGATGAGGCCCAGGCCGTTGAGATGGCGGGACGGAAGGTACAGTGGGTGGAGTCTGTCCCTGAGAACATAAAGATAACCTATTCCTCTGATGTAGATTATGTGAACTTTTTAGTGGAGAAGTATTTCAGCTAA
- a CDS encoding ABC transporter permease — protein MHRNRIIAITLFAAALIAFASFPEILRGFFRAVEQESETIIYNRTPLIKLLWQHIYLVGISSALSVVAGVSAGIFVTRPFGRDYLPMVNTLVSLGQTFPPVAVLAVAVPFVGFGAKPTLIALFIYGLFPIVRNTIAGINAIEPAHLDAAKGMGMNGMQRLFMVELPISAGVIMAGVRTSVIINTGTAAIGATIGAGGLGAPIVSGLISDNFAFVIQGSVCVSLLAIILDRLMLTFEERF, from the coding sequence ATGCATAGAAACAGAATAATCGCCATAACCCTTTTTGCAGCGGCACTTATAGCATTCGCCTCGTTTCCCGAGATTCTAAGGGGATTCTTTCGTGCTGTGGAGCAGGAGAGCGAGACGATCATATACAACCGCACACCGCTTATCAAGCTGTTGTGGCAGCATATATACCTCGTCGGGATATCGAGTGCCCTTTCCGTTGTTGCTGGCGTATCGGCGGGAATATTCGTGACTAGACCCTTCGGCAGAGATTACCTCCCCATGGTAAACACCCTCGTTTCTCTCGGTCAGACATTCCCCCCAGTTGCGGTGCTGGCCGTAGCCGTTCCCTTTGTGGGCTTCGGAGCGAAACCGACCCTTATCGCACTGTTCATCTACGGCCTTTTTCCCATCGTCCGCAACACTATTGCCGGGATAAACGCCATAGAACCCGCACACCTTGATGCGGCGAAGGGGATGGGTATGAACGGTATGCAGAGGCTTTTCATGGTGGAGCTTCCCATATCTGCGGGGGTTATCATGGCGGGTGTTCGAACATCGGTAATAATAAACACGGGAACGGCAGCCATAGGAGCCACCATTGGCGCCGGCGGGCTCGGGGCACCGATCGTATCGGGATTAATCAGCGACAACTTCGCCTTTGTGATACAGGGGAGTGTCTGCGTATCCCTCCTGGCGATCATCCTCGACCGGCTGATGCTCACCTTCGAGGAGAGGTTCTAG
- a CDS encoding YggT family protein, with protein MIGLISILIKIAVAVVLLYSVMTRQELHFNPLGRAASSVLDPVFTKSLKMTKKQSDRLTPLIILGFTILQGFIFLGVTGRSLTYTMAYSFDDMLKFLLLFYFIALLVGSTVNRFGVSAYSTFFYRLALPWVKTARTFFKTPGNLIIIPSMLLLFAAFLVLDSLVQLSFYFAQSGNVMIEESVRAAVSGGLVSLAQMLQIYVWLIIFRALMSWVSPDPANPVVQFIGSVTDPIMEPFRKIIPPLGMIDISPIILIMVIYFLREMLMRLAHLV; from the coding sequence ATGATTGGACTTATAAGTATTCTGATAAAGATCGCAGTTGCGGTTGTACTTTTGTATTCTGTTATGACAAGGCAGGAGCTTCATTTTAACCCCCTCGGCAGGGCGGCCTCATCGGTTCTTGATCCGGTTTTTACGAAGTCGCTTAAGATGACCAAAAAGCAGTCGGACAGGCTTACTCCACTGATAATATTGGGTTTTACAATTCTACAGGGTTTTATATTCCTCGGTGTAACAGGGAGAAGCCTCACCTACACCATGGCGTATTCCTTTGATGATATGCTCAAATTTCTGCTTCTGTTTTACTTTATAGCACTCCTTGTGGGGAGCACTGTGAACCGTTTCGGCGTTTCAGCTTATTCTACATTCTTTTACAGGCTTGCGCTCCCCTGGGTTAAAACAGCCAGAACATTCTTTAAAACCCCCGGTAACCTTATCATAATACCCTCGATGCTTCTTCTTTTTGCCGCATTCCTCGTTCTGGACAGCCTCGTCCAGCTCAGTTTCTATTTCGCCCAGTCCGGCAATGTAATGATAGAGGAATCGGTGAGGGCGGCTGTGTCGGGAGGGCTTGTTTCCCTGGCGCAGATGCTGCAGATCTATGTATGGCTTATCATCTTCCGTGCTCTTATGTCCTGGGTAAGCCCTGATCCGGCTAACCCCGTTGTTCAGTTTATAGGCTCTGTTACAGATCCGATTATGGAGCCTTTCAGGAAGATCATACCCCCCCTCGGGATGATCGACATAAGCCCTATTATCCTCATAATGGTAATCTATTTTCTTCGTGAGATGCTGATGAGGCTGGCGCACCTGGTGTGA